The nucleotide sequence CATGTGCATTTCCTATTCCGGAAGATGCCTGCTCAGCAATTATTTTACCGGGCGGGACGCCAATCAGGGAGCCTGTACCCATCCCTGCCGCTGGAAATATGCGGTGGTGGAGGAGACAAGACCGGGGGAATATCTGCCGGTGTATGAAAATGAGCGGGGAACCTATATTTTTAATTCCAAAGATTTGTGTATGATTGAACATATTCCGGAGCTGGTGGAAGCAGGAATTGACAGCTTCAAGATAGAAGGCCGGATGAAAACAGCTCTTTATGTGGCGACGGTGGCAAGAACCTACCGGAAGGCCATTGACGATTATTTTTGTTCAGAAGAAACTTACCGGGCGCATATGTCCTGGTATACGGGACAGATTTCCAACTGCACTTACCGGCATTTTACCACAGGATTTTTCTTTGGAAAGCCGGATGAGCAGACCCAGATTTATGACAGCAATACCTATACAAAAGAATATACCTATCTTGGTATCATCGAAGGCAGGAATCAGGACGGATGGTACCGGACAGAGCAGAGAAATAAATTTTCCGTTGGAGAACAGATTGAGGTAATGAAGCCGAATGGAGATAACATACCGGTAACGGTGAAGTCCATTCGGGATGAAGAAGGAAACGAGATGGAGTCAGCACCCCATCCCAGACAGGTGTTATATATTGATTTAGGACAGCCATTGGCGGAGTTTGATATTCTGCGCAGACAGGAAAAGGAGGAACAGGCAGATGAATAAAGACAGATATGTAGCATATGTGGGGACTTATACCCATGGCACCAGCGTAGGAATCCATATTTACGATGTGGATGTGGAAGAGGGAAGTATGACGGAACGGAAGGTAATACCTATTAATAACCCTTCTCATCTGACCATTTCCGCAGATGGAAAATTCCTCTATTCCATCGCAGACGAGGGGGTTGCCGCATTTAAAGTCCTTCCTGACGGAGATCTGGAAGCCATAAATGAGAAATGGATTGGCGGTATGCGTGGGTGTTATGTGGATGTGGACCGGGAAAACCGTTATCTGTTTGTGGGAGGTTATCACGATGGCCGGGTGACCATGATGAGACTGAATACAGACGGAAGTATCGGAGAGATTGCAGACGGAATTTTCCATACAGGTATGGGGAGAAGTATTGCGGAACGGAATTACCGTCCTCATGTGAACTGTGTGAAACTGACGCCGAAGCAGTATTATCTCTGTGCAGTGGACGGCGGCCTGGATCAGGTGAAGATTTATCAGATTGACTATGAAAAAGGGAAAATGAAAATTGCGGATATTCTGCGGGAACATCTGGAGTCATCTCCGAGAATGATACGGTTTACCCCGGATGGAAATTACGCCTATGTACTGTGTGAGGAAAGCAATGAGGTGGATGTTTACAGTTATGCATGTACGCCTCAGGGGCCTGAATTTGAACGAATCCAGAGTATTCCCACTGTGGATGAGGAAGAGAGAAGGAACTGCGGCGCTTCCGGTATGGAAGTCAGTCAGGATGGAAGGTATCTTTTCTGCTCCAACGCAGGGGCCAATTCTGTGGTTATTTACGCCATCAATCAGGAGAATGGCGAGCTGACCATGGTATGCGATTCCAAAATCAGCGGAGATTATCCCAAGTCCATTGCGATTTTCCCGGATGGGCAGCATTTTGTAAGTTTAAATCATGATACCAACGAGATTATGACATTCCATGTGGATTATGAGAAGAAATATTTTCTGATGAAGGGCAGGCCCATTGCCATCGACCAGCCCAACTGTATTCATATTCATAAACTTCCGCAGTAATTTTAAGGGGCTGTTTTGCGACAGCCCCTTTGCGATATGTATTTTGCCGGACTGAGTTCTATAGTAACCCGTATTACTTTCCGTTCTGTCTGTTTGCCGGTAAACCCTAATCATGCACAGGCTGACGACTGGCGGGCCGCATGGCCATCCATGCTATGAAAGTCTCTGACTTTCCTGGTAAA is from Lachnospiraceae bacterium JLR.KK002 and encodes:
- a CDS encoding U32 family peptidase, whose protein sequence is MSRKKPELLVPASSLEVLKVAVMFGADAVYIGGEMFGLRAKARNFSMEDMEKGIAFAHEHGVKVYVTANILAHNYDLEGIRAYFTELKSLKPDALIISDPGVFTIAGELCPELEIHISTQANNTNYETYRFWHGLGAKRVVSARELSLQEISEIRKKIPEDMEIETFIHGAMCISYSGRCLLSNYFTGRDANQGACTHPCRWKYAVVEETRPGEYLPVYENERGTYIFNSKDLCMIEHIPELVEAGIDSFKIEGRMKTALYVATVARTYRKAIDDYFCSEETYRAHMSWYTGQISNCTYRHFTTGFFFGKPDEQTQIYDSNTYTKEYTYLGIIEGRNQDGWYRTEQRNKFSVGEQIEVMKPNGDNIPVTVKSIRDEEGNEMESAPHPRQVLYIDLGQPLAEFDILRRQEKEEQADE
- a CDS encoding lactonase family protein, whose amino-acid sequence is MNKDRYVAYVGTYTHGTSVGIHIYDVDVEEGSMTERKVIPINNPSHLTISADGKFLYSIADEGVAAFKVLPDGDLEAINEKWIGGMRGCYVDVDRENRYLFVGGYHDGRVTMMRLNTDGSIGEIADGIFHTGMGRSIAERNYRPHVNCVKLTPKQYYLCAVDGGLDQVKIYQIDYEKGKMKIADILREHLESSPRMIRFTPDGNYAYVLCEESNEVDVYSYACTPQGPEFERIQSIPTVDEEERRNCGASGMEVSQDGRYLFCSNAGANSVVIYAINQENGELTMVCDSKISGDYPKSIAIFPDGQHFVSLNHDTNEIMTFHVDYEKKYFLMKGRPIAIDQPNCIHIHKLPQ